The DNA segment GCTGGAGAGCAACGACGGGAAGGTCCATCTGGAGCAGGTGAGGCCCGTGCTGAAGGCGAAGAAGCCGATCTTCATCGACAAACCTCTGGCCGCCACCCTCGCGGATTGTCTCACGATCTACGACGAGGCCGCCGCCGCGGGTGTTCCCATCTTCACCGCTTCCTCCCTGCGCTACGGCACTGCCACCCTGCAGGCTCGCGCCGGAAAGATTGGCACGGTGAAAAGCGCGGAGGCGCACAGCCCGGCCAAGCTGGAGAAAAGCCACGTCGATCTGTTCTGGTATGGCATCCACGGAGTGGAATCCGTCTTCACCGTCCTCGGCAAAGGGGCGGTGAGTGTGAAGCGCGGCACCACCGCCGACGGCCTCATCCAGGTGACCGGGGAATGGACCGGAGGCAGGACCGGGGTCTTCCGGGAATCCAATACCACGGACCGGAAGGGTTACGGCGGACTGGCGAAAGGCGACAAGGGCGAGCTCGCCATCGGCGCGTACGATGGCTATGAACCGCTGCTTTTCGCCATCGCGGATTTCTTCCGGACCGGAAAGCCGCCGGTGGAGATGGCGGAGACGCTGGAGATCTATGCCTTCATGGAAGCCGCGGATGAAAGCAAGCGCCGCGGAGGGGAAGCCGTCACCCTGGCGGAGGTGATGGAGAAAGCCCGCGCGAAGTAAGAATGATTCGCGCACCGGGACATTCTGGACTACTGGGTGGGATGCACCGCTGGCACCTGCTTCTGATTCCGTTCCTGTTGCTGGGAGCCTGCGGTGGCATTTCCAGCAGCTCTTCCGGGAACCAGATGTTGCTGGTGCGGGAGTCCACCGGCTCCGCCGGGTACCGGAAGCTCATGGACAGGTCCCGGCAATGCGGAGACCTGCGCATCTTCATCGACCAGCAGGGTCTTCCCGATTTCCTCGCGGAGGCGAACAGTGGGGACAAGGATTACCTCATCTTCTACTATCTGGACCGGCACCAGGCATACGCCTGCCGCACGAAGGGCAAAGGCGGCACCACCATCGAGTTCGCAGGTCCCTACGCCATGACCAAAGGGGAGTGGAAGTTGCTCAGCGGGGTGAAATCGCGCGCGGAAACGGGTGCCGGAGTCCCCTGAAAAAGAGGGAACGGAAATCAGCGGAATTCCGGCTCCTTTCTTCATAACTTCCTTCTTGCGCCGCCTGTGGCGGGTTCTATGTTTGGAGCAATCCCGTGGGATTTTCATCCGGCGGGGGATCATTAAATCGGGGCGATTGCCCCATTCCAACGAAACCCAACATAAACAACAGTATGAAAGCGCATCGTTTATCGGCGCGGGGCTTCACGCTTGTGGAGCTGCTCGTCGTCATCACCATCATCGCCGCACTGGTGGGCCTCACCGCCCCCATGGTGATGAAACAGGTCAAGAAAGGCCCCTTTGTGGAGGCCCTCGGTAACTCGAAGCAGATCGGCCTCGCGCTGATGGAGTTCGAGAAAGACTACAACAGCTATCCTGACAAGGATACCCTCGCGGACGTGAAAATGAACACCGAATCCCCGCTCGCGCAGGCCGGTGGCAACACTTCCAACGACTACTTCCGCCAGCTTCTTGCCGTCGGTCACGGCAACGAGAAGATGTTCTACGCGAAAGCGGCTGGCACAAAGAAGCCGGACGACATCACCAGCCCTCCTTCCAAGGCGCTTGAAGCCGGTGAAGTCGGCTTCGGCTACGTCCTGGACGGCAACATCGCCTTCAGCTCCTCGAATGACACCAACATCCCGGTGGCGGTGACCCCGCTGCTGCGAGGCTCCACGGAGCTGTTCGATGCCGGTCCGTTCGGTGACAAGGCGGTCATCC comes from the Luteolibacter sp. SL250 genome and includes:
- a CDS encoding Gfo/Idh/MocA family oxidoreductase, which translates into the protein MNMKHWMIAGLCAAWMAPLAPAEEKPKEIRIGIIGLDTSHSTAFTKILNVGPKNPEDAPRLAGLKVVAAYAPGSRDIPESYERVPEYTETVKKMGVEIVDSIDQLLTKVDAVLLESNDGKVHLEQVRPVLKAKKPIFIDKPLAATLADCLTIYDEAAAAGVPIFTASSLRYGTATLQARAGKIGTVKSAEAHSPAKLEKSHVDLFWYGIHGVESVFTVLGKGAVSVKRGTTADGLIQVTGEWTGGRTGVFRESNTTDRKGYGGLAKGDKGELAIGAYDGYEPLLFAIADFFRTGKPPVEMAETLEIYAFMEAADESKRRGGEAVTLAEVMEKARAK
- a CDS encoding prepilin-type N-terminal cleavage/methylation domain-containing protein → MKAHRLSARGFTLVELLVVITIIAALVGLTAPMVMKQVKKGPFVEALGNSKQIGLALMEFEKDYNSYPDKDTLADVKMNTESPLAQAGGNTSNDYFRQLLAVGHGNEKMFYAKAAGTKKPDDITSPPSKALEAGEVGFGYVLDGNIAFSSSNDTNIPVAVTPLLRGSTELFDAGPFGDKAVILRIDGSASELIISKSKRAMLPGGKSLLQKGEGTVWGSEITPKVAAPKLRGGSANTTPEGGGGANLDVEQ